Genomic segment of Salvia hispanica cultivar TCC Black 2014 chromosome 2, UniMelb_Shisp_WGS_1.0, whole genome shotgun sequence:
AAATCTGACAAAGTCAGTGGAATAGAAGCTTACAGGAATGGAATAGAAGATTGGATCCTGAGACACTGACTccacttaattatttttttagaaataaactAAGCTCTCATACTATAGTCTCATtacacaattttattatttcttgaaTACAATTTGAAGCCTCTCTGCATTGGGAGTGGTTCACTTGGTCGTCCACATTTTcgaatcaaatttatttatcatatataCCATGCTTTAAATTAGAAGCTTGCTTTGTCGACTTCACCCACTTTAATAATAAGAATAGGCATAATTAAGATTACAACCACTCCCATATTCAAATCTCCATGAGCACTGATTTGGTGGCTTCTTGAGATTCCTCATTTTGTGTGTGTAATCTTGACTTCGTTAGTGTTTAGTTcaatttgttgataaaataaaagtgaattaaaGTCAGCCAGAAAAGGCGGCTGAAGCTTCGGAGGCAGACTCCTCCTTGGGAAGCAAGCCATGCCTCTCCATATTAACTCACCATTTTAGCCTCTtcaaacttcatcttctccatttCTACTGCATGCTTTCACCTCACTCCATTTTAGGGTTTTcatcttcttgttttcttttgtagtCCTAAAACTAGACCAGTAATAtcttgaaacaaaattaatatggaggagaaaaataatgaattaggAGTAGGTGACAAATTTGATGAGGAGCTGCCAGGGTTCAGATTCCATCCAACAGATGAAGAGCTAGTAGGGTTTTACCTCACTAGAAAGATTCACCACAAACCTCTCTCGATCGAGCTCATCAAGCAGATCGACATCTACAAATACGATCCATGGGATCTTCCAAGTATATAACTTTCTCCTCAAATATTCAATgtgcatgtttttttttatgaacttcAAAATACTAATAGTAGTGGTAACTTTATTTAAGCAGAGATAGCAACAAATGGGGAGAAGGAGTGGTATTTCTACTGCCCAAGAGACCGCAAGTACAGAAACAGCACCCGGCCTAATCGTGTGACCGGGGCTGGTTTCTGGAAGGCCACTGGAACTGACCGGCCGATCTACTCTTCCGAGACCAGTAAATGCATAGGTTTGAAGAAATCCCTTGTTTTCTACAAAGGGAAGGCAGCAAAAGGGATCAAAACTGACTGGATGATGCATGAGTTCCGgcttccctctctctcaccttcttcttcttcaaccaacaaaaatatcccaataaatgtatgaatttatttaagtttataACTGGTTTGATGTTACTGGTAATAACTGTGCATGCTCTTTGTCTTCTTTCAGGAAGCATGGGCGATATGTAGGATTTTCAAGAAAGCCAACTCCACCACAAAGAGGgctatctctctctcccatTCTTGGCCTAATCCACTTCTTGACACTACTAACCCTGATGTTATCAACCATGTTAACACCTTCCCAATCAGTTCTAGCATAACAACAATGGGAAACAAGAATACTAATATTCCATCGTTTCAATACGGTTTGTGCAACGATTTGCACAACTCGTCCGTGGGAATCTTCCCGACCCCATATTTGGGCAACGGAGACGAGTTCAAGCCTAGTTACGCGTTTTCTTGCACTGAAACCTCCACACCGGCCTCGAGATTTGTTGTGAATGATGCTACTTCCTTGTTGCTGGAAATGTCAACATCCACCGCAGGAGACTTTGGGGCGGATGCGGGCTTGAGTGCATCGTTGAATGGGCCTGAGGATGTGCAGAGGAGTATTGGCAGTGGAGAAGAAGCAGTCTCAGTACATGAGCAATGGATGGAGTTTCCTTGTTACGGTCTCCCATCGAATTTTATGTGGGATTCATTGTCTCCTTGTCTTAGTGATTTGTCAACTAGTTATTCTACTAACA
This window contains:
- the LOC125205843 gene encoding putative NAC domain-containing protein 94, whose product is MEEKNNELGVGDKFDEELPGFRFHPTDEELVGFYLTRKIHHKPLSIELIKQIDIYKYDPWDLPKIATNGEKEWYFYCPRDRKYRNSTRPNRVTGAGFWKATGTDRPIYSSETSKCIGLKKSLVFYKGKAAKGIKTDWMMHEFRLPSLSPSSSSTNKNIPINEAWAICRIFKKANSTTKRAISLSHSWPNPLLDTTNPDVINHVNTFPISSSITTMGNKNTNIPSFQYGLCNDLHNSSVGIFPTPYLGNGDEFKPSYAFSCTETSTPASRFVVNDATSLLLEMSTSTAGDFGADAGLSASLNGPEDVQRSIGSGEEAVSVHEQWMEFPCYGLPSNFMWDSLSPCLSDLSTSYSTNKCYT